The region GCAGTCTCCGCGGCCACCCCCGCCGCCACCCTGGAATCGCCGGACTCCTGGCAGTATCGCGCGCTGAACGCGCTCAATCCCGGCTTGTCCTATTTGTCGGACGCGCTTATCGAGCTGACGCGCGCCGGCCATCCCGTCATCGCGGGCGCCGCGGACCTGCAGTATTCGAATGGTCTGAACCGCTACGCCCAGGAATATCCCGATCGTTATATCCAGTTCGGCATCTCGGAGCAGAACATGGTGTCGGCCGCGGCCGGCCTGGCGACCACGGGGCATATGCCCTTCGTCGCGACCTTCGCTTCCTTCCTGGGGCTGCTGTGCTGCGAGCAGATCCGCATGGACGTGGCCTACACCAAGCTGCCCGTGCGCTTGATCGGGCATCACACCGGCATCAGCCTGGGCTTCTACGGCACGTCGCATCACGCCACCGAAGACATCTCGACCATGCGCGCCATCGCGGGCTTGACGGTGGTGTCGCCGGCTGATGGTCCGCAACTGGCGGCAGCCATCAAGGCATCCGTCGATTGGCCCGAGCCCATTTATTTCCGTATCGGCCGCGGCCGCGAACCGCAGGTCTATGAAGATGGCCAGCCTTTCACCTTCGGCCAGGCCATCGTGCATGCCGAGGGCAAGGACCTGACCTTGATCGCCTGCGGCATCGGCGTGCGCGCCGCGCTGGATGCCGCTCAGGCCTTGCGCGCGGAAGGCCATTCGGTGGGCGTCATCGACATGGCCACCATCAAGCCGCTGGACCGCGCGGCCGTCCTGCGCGCGGCTGCCGACTGCCGCTTGATGATCACGGTCGA is a window of Bordetella sp. N DNA encoding:
- a CDS encoding transketolase family protein, with the translated sequence MAQQILNAQTVANPAAVSAATPAATLESPDSWQYRALNALNPGLSYLSDALIELTRAGHPVIAGAADLQYSNGLNRYAQEYPDRYIQFGISEQNMVSAAAGLATTGHMPFVATFASFLGLLCCEQIRMDVAYTKLPVRLIGHHTGISLGFYGTSHHATEDISTMRAIAGLTVVSPADGPQLAAAIKASVDWPEPIYFRIGRGREPQVYEDGQPFTFGQAIVHAEGKDLTLIACGIGVRAALDAAQALRAEGHSVGVIDMATIKPLDRAAVLRAAADCRLMITVEEHNVLGGLGSAVAEVLADEGLGVRLYRHGIQDEYSLIAPPTTLYAHYRLDAEGVAQVAREQLSKGKQG